In Bubalus bubalis isolate 160015118507 breed Murrah chromosome 3, NDDB_SH_1, whole genome shotgun sequence, a genomic segment contains:
- the ZNF750 gene encoding zinc finger protein 750: MSLLKERKPKKPHYIPRPPGKPFKYKCFQCPFTCNEKSHLFNHMKYGLCKNSITLVSEQDRVPKCSKPNSSDPKQTNQPDPVVKPTSSKPVPSGLSHLDAKLQHGLAKDDIKENLDLHARGPHRCLGQKPTPHKEAAPPSPAPEAAVGTQPVLEGAVRPSAFVPVGEHRLKGQELMETPEALALTHAPAKASSFHTKSAFHAPGYPWRAGSPFLTPEFPHKIPSTKGFGAASPYVHPSITEYPPHFYTEHGLATIYSPYLLAGNSPECDSPLLSVYGAQDQRHFLPHPGPIPKHLNPAPSTYDHYRFFQQYHSSLPIPYGFYRPESAFSSYGLRLPPVAGISRDQSSHLLEEAALGYQALSPSKLNSSNSHKKHTELEKQSPTPEAKEPSKDGQRDTEGTKMSPRAGSAATGSPGRPSPTNFTQTSQPCTGLCGLSDAPASGAPGRIPPPEQGLAAFKPIKKNTEHPHSQDPENRAASPKSLEALSTDAPTQLGSLEAAPSSPEDGSRAAPLNLSTKPEAEPAATCSPAHGGFVEPQDAPLNLSVKDPCNALTSRPSVCSPPRGAEPAAAPSPSPTQQREPASSGDGPDPSSVEAPVPSPTGKAQDIRAADSDEQKQTAAVALCQLAAYSPGNVEPAAQEPTCRPDAPTPRAPESQEAQCDLRPKGQKRTSPREVGKGQHGSKKAKPSDTARVFTLRKRTRVS; the protein is encoded by the exons GCGTTCCCAAGTGCTCCAAACCAAACTCTTCGGACCCTAAGCAAACCAATCAGCCCGACCCTGTGGTGAAGCCCACCTCTTCCAAGCCGGTCCCAAGCGGGCTCTCACACCTGGATGCCAAGCTCCAACACGGCCTCGCCAAGGACGACATCAAGGAAAACCTGGACCTGCACGCACGCGGGCCCCACAGGTGCCTCGGACAGAAGCCCACTCCCCACAAGGAAGCAGCGCCCCCAAGCCCAGCCCCAGAAGCTGCCGTGGGCACCCAGCCTGTTCTGGAAGGAGCTGTCCGGCCTTCAGCATTCGTTCCAGTGGGGGAGCACAGACTCAAAGGGCAGGAGCTCATGGAAACTCCCGAAGCGCTGGCCCTGACCCACGCCCCTGCCAAAGCCTCCTCCTTCCACACCAAGTCTGCCTTCCACGCCCCCGGCTACCCCTGGAGAGCTGGCTCACCTTTCCTCACACCCGAGTTCCCACATAAAATCCCATCCACAAAGGGCTTTGGAGCCGCTTCCCCGTATGTGCACCCCAGCATCACGGAGTACCCACCTCATTTTTACACGGAGCACGGACTGGCCACCATCTACTCACCCTACCTACTCGCAGGGAACTCGCCCGAGTGTGACAGCCCCCTGCTGTCTGTCTATGGGGCTCAAGACCAAAGACACTTCCTGCCTCACCCAGGGCCCATCCCTAAGCACCTGAACCCGGCTCCATCCACATACGACCATTACAGATTCTTCCAGCAGTATCACTCCAGCCTGCCAATTCCTTACGGATTTTACAGACCCGAGTCTGCCTTCTCCTCCTACGGCCTCAGACTCCCACCCGTGGCTGGCATTTCACGGGACCAAAGCTCACATCTACTGGAAGAAGCTGCCCTGGGTTACCAGGCCTTGAGTCCCTCCAAGTTAAACTCCTCCAACTCCCACAAAAAACACACAGAGTTGGAGAAGCAGAGTCCAACTCCCGAGGCTAAAGAACCTTCCAAAGATGGGCAAAGGGACACGGAAGGGACCAAAATGAGCCCACGCGCGGGCAGCGCGGCCACAGGCTCCCCGGGAAGGCCGAGTCCCACCAACTTCACACAGACAAGCCAGCCATGCACTGGCCTGTGCGGCCTCTCAGATGCGCCCGCGTCCGGTGCCCCAGGAAGGATCCCACCACCTGAACAGGGCCTCGCAGCCTTCAAGCCCATCAAGAAGAACACAGAGCACCCACATTCCCAGGACCCAGAAAACAGAGCGGCATCTCCAAAAAG CCTCGAGGCCTTGAGCACAGACGCTCCAACTCAGCTGGGGAGCCTGGAGGCCGCCCCCTCCAGCCCGGAGGACGGCTCCAGGGCGGCCCCGCTGAACCTGTCCACGAAACCAGAGGCTGAGCCGGCTGCCACGTGCAGCCCTGCCCATGGAGGATTCGTGGAGCCACAGGACGCGCCCCTCAACCTCTCAGTGAAGGACCCCTGCAATGCCCTGACCTCAAGGCCCTCTGTGTGCAGCCCGCCTCGAGGGGCCGAGCCCGccgctgcccccagcccctctccaaCTCAGCAGAGGGAACCTGCAAGTTCTGGGGACGGGCCTGACCCCAGCTCTGTGGAGGCCCCGGTGCCCAGCCCCACTGGGAAGGCCCAGGATATACGTGCAGCTGACAGCGATGAGCAGAAGCAGACGGCGGCCGTGGCCCTCTGCCAACTGGCAGCCTACAGCCCGGGGAATGTCGAGCCCGCGGCCCAGGAGCCCACCTGCCGGCCAGATGCACCCACCCCCAGGGCCCCAGAGAGCCAGGAGGCTCAGTGTGACCTCAGACCCAAAGGGCAAAAGAGGACGAGCcccagggaggtggggaagggccaGCATGGATCCAAGAAGGCGAAGCCCAGTGACACAGCCAGAGTGTTCACGCTCCGGAAGAGAACTCGAGTGTCTTAG